The proteins below are encoded in one region of Thermothelomyces thermophilus ATCC 42464 chromosome 1, complete sequence:
- a CDS encoding glycoside hydrolase family 11 protein (CAZy_ID 267987), which produces MVSLKSLLLAAAATLTAVTARPFDFDDGNSTEALAKRQVTPNAQGYHSGYFYSWWSDGGGQATFTLLEGSHYQVNWRNTGNFVGGKGWNPGTGRTINYGGSFNPSGNGYLAVYGWTHNPLIEYYVVESYGTYNPGSQAQYKGSFQSDGGTYNIYVSTRYNAPSIEGTRTFQQYWSIRTSKRVGGSVTMQNHFNAWAQHGMPLGSHDYQIVATEGYQSSGSSDIYVQTH; this is translated from the exons ATGGTCTCGCTCAagtccctcctcctcgccgcggcggcgacgtTGACGGCGGTGACGGCGCGCCCGTTCGACTTTGACGACGGCAACTCGACCGAGGCGCTGGCCAAGCGCCAGGTCACGCCCAACGCGCAGGGCTACCACTCGGGCTACTTCTACTCGTGGTGgtccgacggcggcggccaggcCACCTTCACCCTGCTCGAGGGCAGCCACTACCAGGTCAACTGGAGGAACACGGGCAACTTTGTCGGTGGCAAGGGCTGGAACCCGGGTACCGGCCG GACCATCAACTACGGCGGCTCGTTCAACCCGAGCGGCAACGGCTACCTGGCCGTCTACGGCTGGACGCACAACCCGCTGATCGAGTACTACGTGGTCGAGTCGTACGGGACCTACAACCCGGGCAGCCAGGCCCAGTACAAGGGCAGCTTCCAGAGCGACGGCGGCACCTACAACATCTACGTCTCGACCCGCTACAACGCGCCCTCGATCGAGGGCACCCGCACCTTCCAGCAGTACTGGTCCATCCGCACCTCCAAGCGCGTCGGCGGCTCCGTCACCATGCAGAACCACTTCAACGCCTGGGCCCAGCACGGCATGCCCCTCGGCTCCCACGACTACCAGATCGTCGCCACCGAGGGCTACCAGAGCAGCGGCTCCTCCGACATCTACGTCCAGACTCACTag